The region ACAACTCGCACAAAGAAATTCAATATTTATCAAACTTATGAATTGTTTGATGAACTCCTTGAGGCTCTATTGAAAAAATACAATAAAGTCGTTTTGCTTATAGATGAACTGGATAAAGAAAAAAAGGAAGAAGTGCTTGTAATTCTCGATTCGCTCAAAACTGTTTTTGGTAAAAACGGACTATTGGTAATACTTTCTTTGCCATTTGCGATATACAGGGAATACGTGAGAGACAGATTGAGATGGAACGAATCTGGGAATTTAGAGAATATACTGAAAGACACATTTTTTATAGAGCCACTCGATGATAAACAAATACAGCAAATGATCTCAAAAAGGTTGATAGCTTATCCAGACTATTTCGATGGTGACGCTCTTTATGAAATAGCGAGATACAGTGATGGAAACCCAAGAGATGCCCTTTGGATTTCTCAACAGATCGTTCAGAATAATCTCGATAACGAAAGAATAACAGGACAAATAGCAAGAGAAACTATTAAAAAGATAGTCAAAAGATATTTTGGAAGTTCCTGGGAATTAACAGATCTTCAGAAGAAGGTGCTTCGTATAGTAGCGGACCACCAGGGAAGTAGAAATGCTATAGTAAAAGAACTCGAGAAAAAAAACGTAAAAAGGCAAACCGCCTATACTTATATAAACCGTCTGAAAGAAGATGGGCTGATAATTGAAAGAGATGAAAAATTAAGGGTTTCTGGGAAGATATTCTATTTGATCTCATCCTGATCTGTCACAACTGTCACAGTTTGTAGACAACTGTCACACAAGTCACATTATCCTCAAGAATATCCATGACATAATAAGGTGGGGTGAAACTGTGAAGAAATTACCGATAGGTATAAACGATTACAAACAGATCATAGAGGGTAATTACATATATGTAGACAAGACAAGATACCTGCATGAGATGGCAACGACAGGGATATATTATTTTCTCTCACGACCAAGGAGATTTGGGAAGAGTTTAACGGTCAGCACATTTTATTATCTATTCACAGGACAAAAAGAACTGTTCAAAGATACATGGATATACAACAACTGGGATTGGGAGAAAGAGAGATATCCTGTTGTTGTATTGGACATGAACAAAATAGACAGTACAGATCTTGAGACATTGAGAGAGAGTATTCAGATGATGTTATTAGATTA is a window of Pseudothermotoga elfii DSM 9442 = NBRC 107921 DNA encoding:
- a CDS encoding P-loop NTPase fold protein — protein: MKKDDIKHILKALFDEPLSSKDLLVDREKEIDSLNMVCSLQPAGVYGVCGETGVGKTTVLNFVNPDEGERIYLKLTEKESKEIIIADMLYKLAMEVKKSKATELSKIAKQVIDFVVEERSETSSLGAAGGVFVTGNFSKSTTRTKKFNIYQTYELFDELLEALLKKYNKVVLLIDELDKEKKEEVLVILDSLKTVFGKNGLLVILSLPFAIYREYVRDRLRWNESGNLENILKDTFFIEPLDDKQIQQMISKRLIAYPDYFDGDALYEIARYSDGNPRDALWISQQIVQNNLDNERITGQIARETIKKIVKRYFGSSWELTDLQKKVLRIVADHQGSRNAIVKELEKKNVKRQTAYTYINRLKEDGLIIERDEKLRVSGKIFYLISS